A DNA window from Calliphora vicina chromosome 1, idCalVici1.1, whole genome shotgun sequence contains the following coding sequences:
- the Nf1 gene encoding neurofibromin isoform X5 → MATQKPGEWANSLLARFEDQLPNKTTGPHGTQARMSQDQLVGCLIHISRYRFSLVISGLTKMLQRVNEAAIQTRHESDRCYFESLVIILTTLERCLTNQTKDTARFEEAMNVKLLLREITQFIDVQSDNNPHAAQLKILASKVLFALSQNHFSAVFNRISARIQELAACSDENPDYSDIELIQHIDMDMIKLTKLLQETITKFRSKKAPPLILLNSIEKAIWNWIEYHPQEFQDLQRGMNRDISTCWEPLLDFVEAYKAENKKSKTTVWPLQMLLLILNPDCLEATVNEIHQGEKEKDKATSKAQTRDKDFSAKQFIESVKRGLGPHSPSKIVTESAAIACVKLCKAATYVNINDSNNVIFKLVQYIINDIKALLFNPIKPFSRGQGYNFADIELMIDCWVSCFRINPHNIEALKVCLNLNSPQAYHFVIVCSLLRLAHIYVDFRLQSKNPFRIVNQPRLAWWPQTDVVHYRSADLRALFTDTLNKATQGYIAHTPLRMITSLTLKTKDTQKGLARSEEGPAHKMLLLLLVRLIHADPTLLLNTQGKVAHEVQSSTLELINGLVSLVHQPSMPDVAQEAMEALLALHAPEKIEVWNPEAPINTFWDVSSQVLFSISQKLIQHQIANYTDVLKWLREILICRNTFLQRHKDYAHVGSQIAICKQAHIKLEVVFFMYLWSVDLDAVLTSLSCFGLLCEEAEICCGSDELTVSMLVPNYMIYQELAQLSSAATDSRICFYDTSHGNVLNRLHLQKRIMQLLRKIEHCIHGVQPAWEETFRNWEIMSKMLQTYPKCKTEDGQAELFHRGVGKRRASHQSSEHDIEEQITEWANMTWFLLALGGVCLIKRRQQIVVAAQATTTHTAHSLSNHGPFHQYSQSFGSFQQPLPAAHVHALNQGSISSLAQNSLHSLSSSSSSGRGSLNSNSVSLTAIPQGPQQEVQYCPVTQFIGQLLRLLVCSNEKIGLNIQKNVKELVGEEMSTYLYPILFDQIRAIVEKFFDQHGQVNVTDINTQFIEHIIYIMKSILDPKPNKDPNNEQPSTAENLGVTSIEGMMLGIVRYVRHLDMTFYAIRIKTKLCQLVEVMMKRRDDLAFRQEMKFRNKLVEYLSDWVMGTSHQIAPPSSTDPTMITNTSVIFRDLDQACMEAVAALLRGLPLQPEESDRGDLMDAKSALFLKYFTLFMNLLNDCIDSSEAEKELNNPPLLPPRPRLAAGKLTALRNATIQAMSNLLGANIDSGLMHSIDLGYNPDLQTRAAFMEVLTQILQQGTEFDTLAETVLADRFEQLVQLVTMISDKGELPIAMALANVVTTSQMDELARVLVTLFDAKHLLSPLLWNMFYREVEVSDCMQTLFRGNSLGSKIMAFCFKIYGSAYLQLLLEPLIRPLLDNPNTCFEVDPARLDPGDELDVNRRNLIALTKKVFDAIINSADRFPPQLRSMCHCLYQVLSKRFPNLLQNNIGAVGTVIFLRFINPAIVSPQELGIVGKQVPSSVKRGLMLMSKILQNIANHVEFSKEQHMLCFNDFLREHFEAGRRFFIQIASDCETVDQTSHSMSFISDANVLALHRLLWTHQEKIGDYLSSSRDHKAVGRRPFDKMATLLAYLGPPEHKPVDSHMMFSSYPRWSSIDMSSTNFEEIMVKHQMHEKEEFKALKAMNIFYQAGTSKSGHPVFYYIARRYKIGETNGDLLIYHVILTLKPFCHSTFEVVIDFTHVNSDNRFRTEFLQKWFYVLPAVAYENVHAVYIYNCNSWVREYTKFHDRILAPLKGNRKLMFLDSPNKLNDYIESDQQKLPGATLSLDEDLKVFSNALKLSHKDTKVAIKVGPTALQITSAEKTKVLAHSVLLNDVYYASEIEEVCLVDDNQFTLSIANESGQLSFIHNDCDNIVQAIIHIRNRWELSQPDSVTVHQKIRPKDVPGTLLNQALLNLGSADPNLRTAAYNLLCALTATFDLKIEGQLLETQGLCIPSNNTIFIKSVSEKLATNEPHLTLEFLEECIQGFQRSTIELKHLCLEYMTPWLKNLVKFCKSNDDAKKLKVSQILDKLICLTIEQKEMYPSVQAKIWGSVGQIPELIDMVLDNFLHKSIIYGLGSPQVEIMADTAVALASANVQLVSKKVITRMCRVMDKTCTNPTPFLEQHVMWDDIAILGRYLLMLSFNNCLDVATHLPYLFHTITFLVCSGSLSMRASTHGLVINIIHSLCTCTKPIFSEEAQRVLRLSLDEFSLPKFYLLFGISKVKSAAVTAFRSSCRHPPDKWLGNERVSQPLPADRERLSLPSLEVITDALLEIMESCMRDVPDCQWLQTWNSLARSFAFCYNPALQPRALIVFGCISKSVTDQEVKQLLRILVKAVESFNDITLIEAIVMCLTRIQPLLRPESPIHRNLFWVAISVLQLDEGNLYGAGLALLEQNLHTLKSQGCFDSANIAEVMMCTREKLEWHFKQLDHAVGLSFRSNFHFALVGHLIKGFRHSTPTTVSRTSRILTMLLGIIAKPLRRDKFEVTPDSVAYLTALVAVSEEVRSRCHVKHALPRWPVELNTTLENGEAAANGTHNQFGMALSRRQKSWDILDQSALNFARHHKVPVQPNARVLFKTQRSFSVPTTKDPNNASGIEERQERGSRTSVSNESNVLLDPEVLPDLSIQALVLTVLATLVKYTSDENETRVLYQYLAEGSVVFPKVFPVIHSLLDQKINNILSVSHDQVVLNSVQNIIQNMLASEDPSQQQLHFLQSCGFGGLWRFAGPFTKYNVMGESSELFVNCLEAMVETCLPGDEQQAPIVPLVRPYNLSSSLSSLTLGSPTDKAFSSESLDHEFGGSVSSLRRASHSKARAKHRLTESPSHNN, encoded by the exons ATGGCTACACAGAAACCAGGCGAATGGGCCAATTCATTATTGGCCCGTTTCGAAGATCAG ctTCCTAATAAAACAACCGGACCCCATGGCACGCAGGCCAGAATGAGCCAAGACCAATTGGTGGGATGTCTTATACACATTTCACGTTATCGTTTTTCTCTAGTTATATCCGGTCTAACCAAAATGCTACAACGAGTCAATGAAGCG GCCATTCAAACACGCCACGAAAGCGATCGTTGTTACTTTGAGTCGTTGGTCATTATTTTAACCACCCTGGAACGCTGTCTCACAAATCAAACCAAGGATACGGCTCGTTTCGAAGAAGCCATGAATGTTAAACTTTTACTACGTGAAATCACCCAATTTATTGATGTCCAAAGTGATAATAATCCCCATGCCGcccaattgaaaattttagccTCAAAAGTTTTATTCGCTCTCTCACAAAATCATTTTTCCGCTGTCTTTAATCGTATATCGGCTAGGATACAAGAGTTGGCCGCTTGTTCGGATGAAAATCCCGATTATTCGGATATCGAATTGATACAACACATTGATATGGATATGATAAAGCTGACGAAATTGTTGCAGGAAACGATAACGAAATTTCGTTCGAAGAAGGCTCCACctttgattttattaaactcGATAGAGAAGGCGATATGGAATTGGATAGAGTATCATCCGCAAGAGTTTCAGGATTTGCAAAGAGGCATGAATCGTGACATATCAAC CTGCTGGGAGCCTTTACTGGACTTTGTGGAGGCTTATAAAGCCGAGAATAAAAAGAGCAAAACTACTGTTTGGCCTTTGCAAATGTTGCTGCTGATATTAAATCCG GACTGTTTGGAAGCTACCGTAAACGAAATACATCAGGGCGAAAAGGAAAAAGACAAGGCCACCTCCAAAGCTCAAACACGTGACAAAGATTTCTCTGCCAAACAATTTATAGAGAGCGTTAAGAGAGGCTTGGGGCCTCATTCACCGTCAAAAATTGTAACAGAATCGGCGGCCATAGCCTGTGTGAAATTATGCAAGGCAGCTACCTATGTGAATATCAACGATTCTAATAATGTGATTTTTAAACTGGTCCAATACATAATCAACGATATCAAAGCTTTACTCTTTAATCCGATTAAACCCTTCTCTCGGGGTCAGGGTTATAATTTTGCCGACATAGAACTAATGATAGATTGTTGGGTGTCATGTTTTCGCATTAATCCCCATAATATAGAGGCTTTAAAGGTGTGTTTGAATCTAAATTCACCACAAGCATACCATTTTGTTATAGTGTGTTCCTTGTTAAG GCTGGCTCACATTTATGTAGATTTTCGTTTGCAAAGTAAAAATCCCTTTCGTATTGTTAACCAGCCACGCTTGGCCTGGTGGCCCCAAACAGATGTGGTACACTATCGTTCGGCCGATTTGAGGGCCTTATTTACTGACACTTTAAATAAAGCTACACAGGGTTATATAGCTCATACCCCCTTAAGAATGATTACCTCGCTGACACTTAAAACCAAGGATACCCAAAAAGGTTTAGCCAGATCTGAGGAAGGCCCCGCCCACAAAATGTTACTATTGCTGTTGGTGCGTTTAATACATGCAGATCCTACTTTATTGCTAAATACCCAGGGCAAAGTTGCCCATGAGGTGCAGAGTTCCACATTGGAGTTAATCAATGGTCTTGTTAGTTTGGTGCATCAACCGTCCATGCCGGATGTGGCTCAAGAGGCTATGGAGGCTTTATTGGCTTTACATGCCCCTGAAAAGATAGAAGTTTGGAATCCCGAGGCTCCCATTAACACGTTTTGGGATGTTAGCTCTCAGGTTTTGTTTTCGATATCGCAGAAATTGATACAACATCAGATAGCCAACTATACTGATGTTCTGAAGTGGCTAAGGGAGATTTTGATATGTCGCAATACTTTTCTGCAGCGTCATAAGGACTATGCTCATGTGGGCAGTCAAATAGCTATTTGTAAACAGGCTCACATTAAGCTGGAAGTGGTATTCTTTATGTATCTGTGGTCTGTGGACTTGGATGCCGTTCTGACCTCTTTGTCGTGTTTCGGTTTGTTGTGTGAGGAGGCTGAGATATGCTGTGGATCGGATGAATTGACGGTATCCATGTTGGTGCCGAATTATATGATCTATCAGGAACTAGCACAACTTTCGTCGG CTGCTACCGATTCTCGGATATGTTTCTATGACACCAGTCATGGCAATGTGCTGAATCGTTTGCATTTACAAAAACGCATCATGCAACTGTTACGCAAGATCGAGCACTGTATACATGGTGTACAGCCAGCCTGGGAAGAAACATTTAG AAATTGGGAAATTATGAGTAAAATGCTGCAAACATATCCCAAATGCAAAACCGAAGATGGCCAAGCAGAACTGTTTCACCGGGGCGTAGGCAAACGTCGAGCCAGTCATCAAAGTTCTGAACATGATATTGAGGAGCAAATTACCGAATGGGCCAATATGACTTGGTTCCTATTGGCTTTGGGTGGTGTTTGTCTTATTAAAAGGCGCCAGCAGATAGTAGTAGCCGCCCAGGCTACTACTACCCACACCGCACACAGTTTATCcaatcatggaccatttcatcAATATTCCCAAAGTTTTGGCTCGTTTCAACAGCCCTTACCGGCCGCCCATGTACATGCCTTAAATCAGGGTTCTATCAGTTCGTTGGCACAAAACTCTCTGCACTCGTTATCGAGTTCTTCTAGTTCGGGCAGGGGTTCGTTAAATTCGAATTCGGTATCATTGACAGCTATACCACAGGGACCACAACAGGAGGTGCAATATTGTCCAGTGACACA ATTTATTGGCCAACTTTTAAGATTACTTGTCTGCAGCAATGAGAAAATCGGCTTGAATATCCAGAAAAATGTCAAAGAACTTGTGGGTGAGGAAATGTCCACCTATTTGTATCCCATACTCTTTGATCAAATACGTGCCATAGTCGAGAAATTCTTTGATCAACATGGCCAGGTTAATGTCACTGACATTAATACGCAATTTATTGAACACATTATCTATATAATGAAATCGATTTTGGATCCCAAACCCAATAAAGATCCCAACAATGAACAACCCTCAACAGCAGAGAATTTGGGTGTGACTAGCATTGAAGGTATGATGCTGGGCATAGTGCGTTATGTCAGGCATTTGGATATGACTTTCTATGCCAttagaattaaaacaaaattgtgcCAATTGGTGGAGGTGATGATGAAGCGTAGAGATGATTTGGCCTTTAGACAAGAAATGAAATTTCGCAATAAATTGGTGGAGTATTTATCGGATTGGGTAATGGGTACTTCGCATCAAATAGCGCCGCCCAGTTCAACCGATCCAACGATGATAACCAA cACTTCGGTTATATTTAGAGACTTAGATCAGGCTTGTATGGAAGCTGTGGCTGCTTTACTAAGAGGCCTGCCTTTACAGCCGGAAGAATCAGATCGTGGCGATTTAATGGACGCCAAAAGCGCTCTATTTCTCAA ATATTTCACCTTGTTCATGAATCTTTTGAACGATTGCATAGATAGTTCGGAAGCCGAAAAGGAACTGAACAACCCTCCCTTATTGCCTCCCCGGCCACGTTTAGCTGCTGGCAAATTAACCGCTCTGCGTAATGCCACCATACAGGCCATGTCAAATCTATTGGGTGCCAATATTGATTCAGGTCTTATGCATTCCATTGACTTGGGCTACAATCCCGATCTACAGACTCGTGCCGCTTTCATGGAAGTCTTAACTCAAATTCTGCAACAGGGAACCGAATTTGATACTTTGGCTGAAACTGTTTTGGCGGATCGTTTTGAGCAGTTGGTACAACTTGTCACCATGATCAGTGACAAGGGAGAATTGCCCATAGCTATGGCTTTGGCCAATGTAGTGACTACTTCGCAAATGGATGAATTGGCCCGGGTGTTGGTGACACTGTTTGATGCCAAACACTTGTTGTCTCCTTTGTTGTGGAATATGTTTTATCGCGAGGTGGAGGTGTCCGATTGTATGCAAACACTATTTCGTGGCAATTCTTTGGGCAGTAAAATCATGGCTTTCTGTTTTAAAATCTATGGTTCGGCCTATTTGCAATTGTTGTTGGAGCCGCTGATAAGACCTCTGTTGGATAATCCCAACACTTGTTTCGAAGTAGATCCTGCCAG ACTCGATCCAGGCGACGAACTAGATGTTAATCGCCGTAATCTGATAGCTTTGACCAAAAAGGTTTTCGATGCTATAATCAATTCAGCAGATCGTTTTCCACCGCAATTGCGTTCCATGTGCCACTGTTTGTATCAGGTGTTGAGTAAacgttttccaaatttattgcaaaataatataGGAGCTGTGGGCACggtaatatttttaagatttataaaTCCCGCCATAG TTTCCCCCCAAGAACTGGGCATTGTTGGCAAACAAGTCCCAAGTTCGGTTAAGCGTGGCTTGATGTTAATGTCCAAGATTTTACAAAATATCGCCAATCATGTAGAGTTCTCCAAGGAACAGCATATGTTGTGTTTCAATGACTTTTTAAGGGAACATTTCGAAGCTGGGCGCCGTTTCTTTATACAAATCGCTTCGGATTGTGAGACTGTAGATCAAACCTCGCATAGCATGAGTTTTATATCGGATGCCAATGTCTTGGCTTTGCATCGTTTGTTGTGGACACACCAGGAAAAGATTGGAGACTATTTGTCGAGCAGCCGGGATCACAAGGCGGTGGGCAGAAGACCTTTTGACAAAATGGCCACCTTGTTGGCTTATTTGGGACCACCAGAACACAAACCCGTGGATTCTCA CATGATGTTTTCCTCTTATCCACGCTGGAGTTCCATAGACATGTCTTcgacaaattttgaagaaatcatGGTCAAACATCAAATGCACGAAAAGGAAGAGTTCAAGGCTTTGAAGGCCATGAATATATTCTATCAAGCAGGCACCAGCAAATCCGGACATCCGGTGTTTTATTATATTGCTAGACGATACAA AATTGGTGAAACTAATGGCGATTTGCTGATCTATCATGTTATCTTAACCCTAAAACCATTTTGTCACTCCACCTTTGAGGTTGTTATTGATTTTACTCATGTCAACTCGGACAATAGATTCCGCACAGAGTTCCTACAGAAATGGTTTTATGTTTTACCCGCCGTGGCCTATGAAAATGTGCATGCTGTTTACATATACAATTGTAATTCTTGGGTTAGAGAATATACCAAGTTCCATGATCGCATATTGGCTCCTTTGAAG GGTAATCGCAAATTAATGTTTTTGGATTCACCCAATAAATTAAACGACTACATCGAATCGGATCAACAAAAATTGCCGGGAGCTACTCTATCTTTGGACGAGGATCTAAAGGTGTTTAGCAATGCTTTGAAACTAAGCCATAAGGACACCAAAGTAGCCATTAAAGTAGGACCTACTGCTTTGCAAATTACCTCTGCGGAAAAAACCAAAGTCTTGGCCCATTCGGTGTTGCTAAACGATGTCTATTATGCCTCGGAAATAGAGGAAGTGTGTTTGGTAGATGACAACCAATTTACGCTATCGATAGCTAATGAAAGTGGTCAATTAAGTTTCATACACAACGATTGCGATAATATTGTGCAAGCTATTATACATATCCGGAATCGCTGGGAGTTAAGTCAGCCAGACTCGGTGACTGTGCATCAGAAAATCCGGCCCAAGGATGTGCCGGGCACCTTATTGAATCAGGCTTTATTAAATTTGGGCTCTGCTGATCCCAATTTGCGCACGGCAGCCTATAATCTGCTGTGTGCTTTGACCGCCACgtttgatttgaaaattgaggGCCAGTTGTTGGAGACCCAGGGTTTGTGTATACCCTCCAACAATACCATCTTCATTAAATCGGTGAGCGAAAAACTGGCCACCAATGAGCCCCACTTGACCTTGGAATTCTTAGAGGAATGTATACAGGGCTTCCAACGTAGTACCATCGAATTGAAACATTTGTGCTTGGAGTACATGACTCCTTGGCTAAAGAATTTAGTGAAATTCTGTAAATCCAATGATGATGCCAAAAAACTGAAAGTATCTCAGATACTCGATAAACTTATATGTCTAACCATCGAACAAAAAGAAATGTATCCCTCCGTTCAGGCTAAGATTTGGGGTTCCGTGGGCCAAATACCGGAACTTATTGATATGGTATTGGACAATTTCCTGCATAAATCGATAATATACGGCCTGGGCTCGCCGCAAGTAGAAATAATGGCTGACACAGCGGTGGCCTTGGCTTCGGCCAATGTGCAATTGGTCTCCAAAAAGGTTATAACACGCATGTGCCGTGTTATGGACAAGACATGCACCAATCCTACACCCTTTCTGGAGCAACATGTCATGTGGGATGATATAGCCATCTTGGGACGCTATTTGCTTATGTTGTCCTTTAACAATTGCCTAGATGTGGCCACCCATTTGCCGTATCTCTTCCATACCATTACGTTCTTAGTGTGCTCTGGTTCTTTGTCCATGCGCGCCTCAACTCATGGTCTAGTCATTAATATCATACACTCCTTATGTACCTGTACGAAACCCATATTCTCCGAAGAAGCTCAAAGAGTGTTACGTCTGTCTTTGGATGAATTCTCCCTGCccaaattttatttactgtTTGGCATCAGTAAGGTGAAGTCAGCGGCTGTAACCGCTTTCCGGTCCAGTTGCCGCCATCCCCCCGACAAGTGGCTGGGAAATGAAAGAGTATCTCAGCCATTGCCCGCCGATAGAGAGCGTTTATCGCTGCCTTCTTTGGAAGTTATAACTGATGCTCTTTTGGAAATAATGGAGTCCTGCATGCGTGATGTACCCGATTGCCAGTGGCTGCAGACCTGGAATTCTTTGGCCCGTAGTTTTGCTTTCTGCTATAATCCTGCTCTACAGCCGAGGGCTTTAATAGTGTTTGGCTGCATTAGCAAGAGTGTTACGGATCAGGAGGTTAAGCAGCTGTTAAGGATTTTGGTGAAGGCGGTAGAGTCTTTCAATGATATCACTCTTATTGAGGCAATTGTCATGTGTTTGACACGCATTCAACCGCTGTTGAGACCG GAATCTCCCATACATCGTAATCTCTTTTGGGTGGCCATTTCCGTGTTGCAATTAGATGAGGGCAACTTATATGGTGCCGGTTTGGCTTTGTTGGAACAAAATCTACATACCCTAAAATCCCAGGGTTGCTTTGACAGTGCCAACATTGCTGAGGTCATGATGTGTACACGCGAGAAACTGGAATGGCATTTTAAACAATTAGATCATGCGGTGGGTCTCTCATTTCGCAGTAATTTCCATTTTGCTCTAGTGGGGCATTTAATAAAG ggATTTAGACATTCTACACCGACCACCGTATCACGCACTTCCCGCATCCTGACCATGTTATTGGGCATTATAGCCAAACCTTTGAGACGAGATAAATTTGAGGTGACACCCGATAGTGTGGCCTATTTAACCGCTCTGGTGGCGGTTTCAGAAGAAGTAAGATCACGTTGCCATGTCAAACATGCCTTGCCCAGATGGCCAGTGGAATTGAATACCACCTTAGAGAATGGTGAGGCAGCAGCTAATGGCACACATAAT caaTTTGGCATGGCTTTATCACGCCGTCAAAAATCTTGGGATATTTTAGATCAATCCGCTTTGAATTTCGCGCGTCATCATAAAGTACCTGTACAACCG aaTGCCcgagttttatttaaaactcagCGCTCCTTTTCGGTACCCACCACCAAAGATCCGAATAACGCTAGTGGAATCGAAGAACGTCAG